TGCGACGTCGAATTCGTTGCCCAGACAAACGCGGAAACGGGCGGAGTCAAGGATGGTACCCGAGCCGATAACGCGCTCTTTGGGCAAACCTGAAAAGCGCAGGACGGCATAAGACAGTACGTCCACAGGATTGGAGGCAACCAAGAAGATGCCGTCAAAGCCGGAGGCCATGACTTTCGAAACGATGTCGCGGAAGATGCGCAGGTTTTTGTCGATTAAATCCAAACGGGTTTCGCCGGGAGCCTGCGCCGCGCCCGCACAAATACACACGATATCCGCATCCGAACAATCATCGTAATCGCCGACGTAAATACGCGCAGGCGAGGCGGCATAAGGCATTCCGTGGCGGAAGTCGCGCGCTTCGCCTTCCGCGCGTGTGCGGTTGATGTCGATTAAAACCATGTCGTCGCACAAGGCTTGGTTGAGCATCGAATAGGCATAGCTGACCCCAACCGCGCCCAAGCCCACAACGACTACTTTGTTACCAACTTTTTTCATGTTTGTTCCTGTTTGTTTGTGAATAGGAATTATTAATAACACTTGGACAGGGTGGCGTCAAATTTCAGACGACCTCCACCCGCAGCGCATCCACAATCAGCTTAAACACATTGGAATGTCTGCGGCAGCTGGGGTAATAGAGGTAAACCGGATCGTAAGTGATGGCGTATTCAGGCAACAGTTCGACCAGTTGTCTAGAATTGAGAACGGCTGCGACAATGATATGCGACATTCAAACGATAACGAGGTCGTCTGAAAACAGGTAGTATGTGATTGACAGATACAGCCTGCATTTAGGTTTTGAACAGGTGTGCTACCTTTTCAGACAGTCTTTGAGTTCGGACAGTCCGTTAAAGGGTGAGCCGTAATCTTTCAGTGCTGCCTGTTTTTCAAATAACACATGATTTTTTCCAGTTCGATTCGCTGCATAAAGCGTTCGATATTTGTCCAATCGGGCTGGTT
The DNA window shown above is from Neisseria sicca and carries:
- a CDS encoding L-lactate dehydrogenase, with the protein product MKKVGNKVVVVGLGAVGVSYAYSMLNQALCDDMVLIDINRTRAEGEARDFRHGMPYAASPARIYVGDYDDCSDADIVCICAGAAQAPGETRLDLIDKNLRIFRDIVSKVMASGFDGIFLVASNPVDVLSYAVLRFSGLPKERVIGSGTILDSARFRVCLGNEFDVAPWSVDAMMIGEHGDSIIALWSTANIAGMSVQKMLEQSEDGQARMDKIYTTVRNAAYEVIAAKGSTSHGIGMGLSRISNAILHNQGVVLPVSTLLEGEFGQKGVYIGVPTVVNRQGAVRIIDLQLSDDEAERFARSAELLKSYQRKVDEMVG
- a CDS encoding LysR family transcriptional regulator; translation: MSHIIVAAVLNSRQLVELLPEYAITYDPVYLYYPSCRRHSNVFKLIVDALRVEVV